Proteins from a genomic interval of Centroberyx gerrardi isolate f3 chromosome 23, fCenGer3.hap1.cur.20231027, whole genome shotgun sequence:
- the LOC139932343 gene encoding uncharacterized protein LOC139932343, translated as MIGSVRLGFSHVMLVFLLLDSVAGLLLMERQGDAEDDQELNKAILEMLHINKVSASHQAKPHPYMRRVYQLLDSLEAQDLGKSDGTLVQSFRSVTGPDHAPPGWIWFNVTNLNPSMMGAELVLFRKTLHPRPISVTVALHSLTGSEGALKESPALEERLLTLDQRPSSGYDVFDVSAVLAVKPLDVVGFQLRYTDESGSLVLHEALTQSLYCLNRGSLSEPLLVLYQAHPVRT; from the exons ATGATCGGAAGCGTCCGTTTGGGATTTTCTCATGTCATGCTGGTCTTCCTCCTGCTGGACTCTGTCGCGGGCTTGTTGCTGATGGAGCGCCAGGGAGATGCGGAAGATGACCAAGAGCTCAACAAAGCCATTTTGGAGATGTTGCATATCAATAAAGTCTCTGCAAGCCATCAGGCCAAACCGCATCCCTACATGAGGCGGGTCTACCAGCTTTTGGACTCGCTGGAAGCTCAAGACTTGGGGAAGTCAGATGGGACGCTGGTGCAGAGTTTTCGGAGTGTCACTG GTCCGGATCACGCTCCTCCAGGATGGATCTGGTTCAACGTCACCAACCTGAACCCTTCAATGATGGGCGCTGAGCTGGTCCTGTTCAGGAAAACCCTCCACCCTCGTCCCATCAGCGTTACGGTTGCCCTGCACAGCCTCACCGGTTCAGAAGGAGCTCTGAAGGAGAGTCCGGCCCTGGAGGAGAGACTGCTGACCCTGGATCAGCGACCCTCGTCCGGCTACGATGTGTTTGACGTCTCGGCCGTTCTGGCCGTGAAGCCTCTGGACGTGGTGGGCTTCCAGCTCCGCTACACAGATGAGAGTGGAAGCCTGGTCCTCCATGAAGCCCTAACGCAGAGTCTCTACTGCCTGAACAGAGGCTCTTTAAGCGAGCCCTTACTGGTGCTTTACCAAGCACACCCTGTCCGGACCTAG